In Biomphalaria glabrata chromosome 11, xgBioGlab47.1, whole genome shotgun sequence, the following proteins share a genomic window:
- the LOC106064597 gene encoding zinc transporter ZIP10-like — MAHKLHYNRKCSATNKLFRCSTLESLLSRSHNFSCKSEMCRHFICLVLACTTLSAKAESRGTVNQTDFLHRHDSSVSIFDLTKNKTFANSSHSYEKTPKNVAAQLSQHQFIPNSSNHMFDVSMEGKHIIIKLFTKYHKESFISVKDLHKLLTKIKERVLTSHGHHHTVHTSEHDELEPTQDLKVTRETTSETVGDVSVSPSNLVHTGDSQLEIGQQMNKTDIDTEHCLRLDEMLHIFKFSHLKRLGPREFLHLCPVLIDQLDSGFCKAESELKVVPILEDPHDNHQHHEHDHSSDTSHDVHVINATDTTPFHAPMKAWCFTFLSIIIISVCCVVGAIIIPNMEKVFYNHILQFLVALAVGAMSSDAMLHLLPHALLSESHHANHHHKHDIDDRQLQNDTKSGKLTDGQTSSHMTALYKGLVALMGMYGFFFLERCFTHFTQHRGRKTKSKSLRKTSCNEESRSTMLGSTLEAESFNMASCDAVVMVVHPNKALKAYADVRHEALLHSCDESLILSPSGSDVTGAKSGGNGTKNSVIGSISDAVVTRKASTILAKNPASDNTSKSETNGHPSPCEKSGHGDAICLGAETTRSYNKTTEHCHSHRNVGNLREVLSSVAMMVVVGDLIHSFCAGLAIGTAYAGNTLGGLSTSVAVFCYELPHEIGDLAVLMRSGLTRKKAVCFNLLSSLPSFFGAIIGLSIGNIGSASVWSFAGVGGMFLYITLVDLVPEMTSVYTKPGEPWFLHLLLQAIGISVGTTLVLIISVSEESRTLSHS; from the exons ATGGCACATAAACTTCATTATAACAGGAAATGTTCTGCAACAAACAAGCTATTCAGATGTTCAACTTTAGAGTCACTACTAAGCAGATCTCATAATTTTAGCTGTAAGTCTGAAATGTGCAgacatttcatttgtttagttTTAGCTTGTACAACCCTCTCTGCTAAAGCTGAATCAAGAGGCACTGTGAATCAAACAGATTTTCTGCATAGGCATGACAGTTCTGTCAGTATTTTTGActtaactaaaaataaaacctttgcCAATAGTTCACATTCCTATGAAAAGACACCAAAGAATGTAGCTGCTCAGTTGTCTCAACATCAGTTTATTCCAAATAGCTCAAACCACATGTTTGATGTAAGTATGGAAGGTAAACACATTATCATCAAACTCTTCACCAAGTACCACAAGGAATCTTTCATATCTGTTAAAGATTTACACAAATTGTTGActaaaataaaagagagagtTTTAACAAGCCATGGTCATCATCATACTGTGCACACTTCTGAGCATGATGAGCTGGAACCTACTCAGGACTTGAAAGTAACAAGAGAGACAACCTCTGAAACAGTTGGTGATGTTTCTGTATCACCGTCTAACTTAGTGCATACGGGGGACTCTCAACTTGAAATTGGTCAACAAATGAATAAGACAGACATTGACACAGAACAT tGTCTACGCTTGGATGAGATGCTTCACATTTTTAAGTTCAGTCATTTAAAAAGGTTAGGACCGAGAGAGTTTCTACACTTATGTCCTGTCTTGATTGATCAGTTAGATTCTGGTTTCTGTAAGGCTGAGTCAGAATTAAAAGTTGTACCCATCCTTGAAGATCCTCATGATAATCACCAGCATCATGAACATGACCATAGTAGTGACACCAGCCATGATGTTCATGTAATCAATGCTACAGACACAACACCATTCCATGCTCCTATGAAAG CCTGGTGTTTCACATTTCtgtccatcatcatcatcagtgTGTGCTGTGTTGTCGGGGCCATCATTATCCCCAACATGGAAAAGGTGTTTTACAATCACATCCTGCAGTTCCTTGTGGCTCTGGCTGTTGGTGCCATGTCATCCGATGCCATGCTTCATTTGTTACCACAT GCTCTGTTGTCTGAATCTCACCATGCTAACCATCATCATAAACATGACATTGATGACAGACAGTTGCAGAATGACACCAAGAGTGGGAAGTTGACAGATGGCCAGACATCTAGTCATATGACTGCATTGTATAAAGGTCTGGTGGCCTTGATGGGAATGTATGGTTTCTTCTTTCTAGAGCGCTGTTTCACTCACTTCACTCAACACAGAGGGAGGAAAACAAAGAGCAAGAGTCTAAGAAAAACTTCTTGCAATGAAGAG TCAAGGTCAACAATGCTAGGCTCAACTTTGGAGGCAGAAAGTTTCAATATGGCTTCCTGTGATGCAGTGGTCATGGTTGTTCATCCTAACAAAG CTTTGAAAGCCTATGCTGATGTTCGTCATGAGGCATTACTACACAGCTGTGATGAATCATTGATCTTGTCTCCATCAGGATCTGATGTCACTGGGGCTAAGTCAGGGGGTAATGGCACCAAAAACTCTGTGATTGGAAGTATTAGTGATGCTGTCGTCACTCGTAAAGCATCCACAATTTTGGCTAAGAACCCAGCTAGTGACAATACTAGCAAAAGTGAAACCAACGGACATCCCTCCCCATGTGAGAAAAGTGGACATGGTGATGCTATTTGTCTAGGTGCTGAGACAACAAG GTCATATAATAAAACCACTGAACATTGCCACAGTCACAGGAATGTTGGAAATCTCAGAGAAGTTCTGAGCTCTGTGGCCATGATGGTTGTAGTAGGGGACCTCATCCACAGTTTTTGTGCTGGGCTTGCTATTGGGACAGCGTatgcaggaaacactttaggTGGTCTGAGTACTTCTGTTGCAGTATTTTGTTATGAGCTTCCACATGAGATAG GTGATTTAGCAGTGTTGATGAGATCAGGTTTAACCAGGAAGAAAgctgtttgttttaatttactgTCTTCTCTGCCCAGTTTCTTTGGAGCAATCATTGGTTTGTCCATTGGAAATATAGGCTCAGCATCTGTATGGAGTTTTGCTGGTGTTGGCGGCATGTTTCTCTACATTACCTTAGTGGACTTG GTACCTGAAATGACATCTGTTTATACAAAGCCAGGTGAACCTTGGTTTCTACATCTGCTTTTACAGGCCATTGGAATCTCAGTAGGTACTACTCTCGTGCTAATCATCAGTGTCTCTGAAGAATCTCGGACATTGTCCCATTCATAA